In Saccharomonospora marina XMU15, one genomic interval encodes:
- a CDS encoding MBL fold metallo-hydrolase, whose protein sequence is MNVVEEYTGHVEPGGDAARRTLGALTITKLSVGPMDNNAYLLVCRASNEALLIDAANDPERISDLIGHGDDRPSLRTIVTTHQHPDHWQALGAVAGAYGANTAAHPADAEPLPVPPDFLLEHGDTVAVGECTLEVIHLRGHTPGSIALLYRDPEGHPHLFTGDSLFPGGVGKTNSQQDFRSLIDDVEQRVFAVLPDETWFYPGHGDDSTLGEQRPNLAQWRERGW, encoded by the coding sequence GTGAACGTCGTAGAGGAGTACACCGGCCACGTGGAGCCGGGAGGGGACGCCGCACGGCGCACCCTCGGCGCACTGACCATCACGAAGTTGTCGGTCGGCCCGATGGACAACAACGCCTACCTGCTGGTTTGCCGGGCCAGCAACGAGGCGTTGCTGATCGACGCCGCCAACGATCCCGAGCGCATCTCCGACCTCATCGGCCACGGCGACGACCGCCCTTCGCTGCGAACGATCGTCACCACCCATCAGCACCCCGACCACTGGCAGGCGCTGGGCGCCGTGGCCGGTGCCTACGGCGCCAACACCGCCGCGCACCCCGCCGACGCCGAGCCGCTGCCCGTGCCACCCGACTTCCTGCTGGAACACGGGGACACGGTGGCCGTCGGCGAGTGCACCCTCGAGGTGATCCACCTGCGCGGGCACACCCCTGGCTCCATCGCGCTGCTGTACCGCGACCCCGAGGGGCACCCGCACCTGTTCACCGGCGACTCGCTGTTCCCCGGCGGGGTCGGCAAGACCAACTCGCAGCAGGACTTCCGCTCGCTCATCGACGACGTCGAGCAGCGTGTCTTCGCTGTGCTGCCCGACGAGACGTGGTTCTACCCCGGGCACGGCGACGACTCCACACTCGGCGAGCAGCGTCCGAACCTGGCGCAGTGGCGCGAGCGCGGCTGGTGA
- a CDS encoding acyltransferase family protein has translation MTSQSSRKLSWDAIRVVAIGFVVIGHVAGLASLVPGIAPYPDELRALRIPFGTVTLLVLSGYFVGPTLRRGDAGRWLRARLARLLPAYLAAVLATYVVARLVVVEFNGWYHHDGLYGLLFASPVVPEEPAPGTLPPWHVPDLNDLLLNLLLLHEWNPDFYHRIDGSYWTLPVQVAAFAAAALLWRSGLRSRFRPHTVLWAVTLVSAVSPVLSLLVSTLPAATGLSRAHFFAAGLAIWLWQERKLGSGHLVGLLLATLVLHAVWTSPPVPASVAGFAIMLVAMCFAARGPDWDLGPLARLRRPISWLAGISFGLYLVHQQLGYVVARLLTEAGVSAWWLRLTLVVGFAVTAAWLLTVLVERPAYRTLTRPSRRAAATVGPPPSVSVGGSP, from the coding sequence GTGACCTCGCAGTCCTCACGGAAGCTGAGCTGGGACGCCATCCGCGTGGTCGCCATCGGATTCGTCGTCATCGGGCACGTGGCCGGGTTGGCGTCGCTGGTTCCCGGTATCGCGCCGTATCCGGACGAACTGCGGGCACTGCGTATCCCGTTCGGGACGGTGACGCTGCTGGTGCTTTCCGGTTACTTCGTGGGGCCCACGCTGCGGCGCGGCGACGCGGGGCGTTGGTTGCGTGCGCGGCTGGCGAGATTGCTGCCCGCGTACCTGGCGGCCGTGCTGGCCACCTACGTCGTCGCCCGCCTGGTGGTGGTGGAGTTCAACGGCTGGTACCACCACGACGGACTGTACGGCCTGCTGTTCGCGTCCCCGGTCGTCCCGGAGGAGCCCGCGCCGGGCACGCTGCCGCCGTGGCACGTGCCCGACCTCAACGATTTACTGCTGAACCTGCTGTTGCTGCACGAATGGAACCCCGACTTCTACCATCGCATCGACGGCTCGTACTGGACGTTGCCCGTGCAGGTGGCCGCGTTCGCCGCCGCCGCGCTGCTGTGGCGCTCCGGGCTGCGCAGCAGGTTCCGCCCGCACACCGTGCTGTGGGCCGTGACGCTGGTCTCGGCCGTCTCGCCCGTGCTGAGCCTGCTCGTCAGCACCCTGCCAGCGGCGACCGGACTGTCCCGGGCCCACTTCTTCGCCGCCGGGCTGGCGATCTGGCTGTGGCAGGAGCGAAAGCTCGGTAGCGGGCACCTGGTCGGCCTGCTGCTGGCGACGTTGGTGCTGCATGCCGTCTGGACGAGCCCGCCGGTGCCCGCTTCGGTGGCCGGTTTCGCGATCATGCTGGTGGCCATGTGTTTCGCGGCCAGGGGGCCGGACTGGGATCTCGGCCCGCTCGCACGGCTTCGGCGACCGATCTCGTGGCTGGCAGGCATCAGCTTCGGGCTGTATCTGGTGCACCAGCAACTCGGTTACGTCGTGGCGAGGTTGCTCACCGAGGCCGGAGTGTCGGCGTGGTGGCTACGCTTGACACTGGTGGTCGGCTTCGCGGTGACGGCCGCGTGGCTGCTCACCGTGCTGGTCGAGCGGCCCGCGTACCGGACGCTGACCAGGCCGTCCCGGCGGGCCGCGGCGACGGTGGGTCCTCCGCCGTCCGTTTCTGTCGGTGGCTCGCCCTAG
- a CDS encoding ArsR/SmtB family transcription factor encodes MANTFEVLAEPRRREILDLLRGGERVVGDLADRLALTQPAVSKHLRVLREAGLVDVRQDAQRRWYRLRPEPLLEIESWLTPYRRLWADRLDALERHLDTMPDTPGGKDSP; translated from the coding sequence ATGGCAAATACGTTTGAGGTGCTGGCGGAGCCTCGGCGCAGGGAGATCCTCGATCTACTGCGAGGTGGCGAACGGGTGGTCGGCGATCTGGCCGACCGGCTGGCCCTCACGCAGCCCGCCGTGTCCAAACACCTGCGCGTACTGCGTGAGGCCGGGCTCGTCGATGTCCGGCAGGACGCCCAGCGCCGGTGGTACCGGCTGCGGCCGGAGCCACTGCTGGAGATCGAGTCCTGGCTGACTCCGTACCGCAGGCTGTGGGCCGACCGGCTCGACGCCCTCGAACGCCACCTGGACACGATGCCCGACACGCCCGGGGGAAAGGACTCACCGTGA
- a CDS encoding SRPBCC family protein — MNYLARRAGEELLRPGSAYGADPLGTLEVMDGRPVLRFERRLAHQPEKVWRALTEPGELAHWFPATVTTQPRSGGILRFSFDADTPDGDYANGKVLELDPPKVFAFSWAGSVLRFELVPETDGCLLLFSHTLSGTGTEGDLPSVARQAPGWDACLGLLVATLDGEPAEPGGSDWFLARAEAYVESYGLGEGEALVDGDGWMLRFERDLVQPREQVWAVLTEGDAPVVGGQAPVRFTHGYLEPAAVTELQEGRTVEYGWRHGNHDAGTVRLVLRDQQPLGTRLVLTQTVPQALAEQRATQLAAWQTHLELLFAALHGDVRCPWPRERTELLRQRYEDRLRGRR, encoded by the coding sequence GTGAACTACCTAGCACGCCGAGCGGGCGAGGAGCTGCTGCGGCCCGGGTCGGCCTACGGTGCCGACCCGCTCGGCACGCTGGAAGTGATGGACGGCAGGCCGGTGTTGCGGTTCGAGCGTCGGCTGGCGCACCAGCCGGAGAAGGTGTGGCGCGCCCTCACCGAGCCGGGCGAGCTGGCCCACTGGTTCCCCGCCACCGTCACGACACAGCCGCGGAGCGGCGGCATCCTGCGGTTCTCGTTCGACGCGGACACACCCGACGGCGACTACGCAAACGGAAAGGTGCTCGAACTCGACCCACCCAAGGTCTTTGCCTTCAGCTGGGCGGGCTCGGTGCTGCGCTTCGAACTCGTTCCGGAAACAGACGGCTGCCTGCTGCTGTTCAGCCACACCCTCAGCGGTACGGGCACCGAGGGCGACCTGCCTTCCGTCGCCCGACAGGCTCCGGGCTGGGACGCCTGCCTCGGCCTGCTCGTCGCGACGCTCGACGGCGAGCCCGCCGAGCCGGGCGGCAGTGACTGGTTCCTGGCCCGCGCCGAGGCGTACGTGGAAAGCTACGGGCTCGGTGAGGGGGAGGCCCTTGTGGACGGTGACGGCTGGATGCTGCGCTTCGAACGCGACCTGGTCCAGCCTCGCGAGCAAGTGTGGGCGGTGCTGACCGAGGGGGACGCTCCCGTCGTGGGAGGGCAGGCGCCGGTGCGCTTCACCCACGGCTACCTGGAACCCGCGGCGGTGACGGAACTGCAAGAGGGCCGCACGGTCGAATACGGGTGGCGCCACGGGAACCACGACGCGGGGACCGTTCGATTGGTACTGCGGGACCAGCAGCCACTCGGGACCCGGCTCGTGCTGACCCAGACGGTGCCCCAAGCCCTTGCCGAGCAACGCGCGACGCAACTCGCGGCCTGGCAGACCCACCTGGAACTGCTGTTCGCCGCGCTGCACGGCGACGTACGATGCCCGTGGCCGCGGGAGCGCACCGAGTTGCTGCGGCAACGCTACGAGGACCGCCTCCGCGGCCGGAGGTGA